A stretch of Clostridium formicaceticum DNA encodes these proteins:
- a CDS encoding FIST signal transduction protein produces MLEIQQGFSSNPDMASAIKEVVHQIQQDEVKFVIFFSSTKYDFQQVSKEINAAFEGAEVIGSTSAGEIGKHGFSNHSLVAMSISSKDWIASTVIIENIHSKPMLYRKNVIQAFEKTGLNRNDPALHQKSFGILLVDGLQAAEEMVLSVIHSIFETDQFPLVGGSAGDDLKFAETYVSANGKVYNDAAVLTFVKTSHPFCTYRENIFEPTEHTLLITKADIRGRIVYEMNGMPAAEAYASKLGIPTANLAEKMETYPIGRMYAKKVWISTPFKILDKGAIQFYSQIFPNTMVSILKPIDPVLVARETVKNIKAQLPGVKGVIGFNCIVRLLQFQKEKACEKVYQELSDLGEVVGFTTYGEQYGKVHINQTLTMLAIGE; encoded by the coding sequence ATGTTAGAAATTCAGCAGGGGTTTAGCAGTAATCCAGATATGGCCAGTGCCATCAAAGAAGTAGTTCACCAAATCCAACAGGATGAGGTGAAATTTGTTATATTTTTTTCTAGTACGAAGTATGACTTTCAACAGGTTTCAAAGGAAATAAATGCAGCATTTGAAGGTGCAGAAGTAATAGGAAGTACTTCTGCTGGGGAAATAGGCAAGCATGGCTTTTCTAATCATTCTCTTGTTGCTATGAGTATTTCATCGAAGGACTGGATCGCCTCTACAGTGATTATTGAAAATATTCATTCGAAACCTATGTTATACAGAAAAAATGTCATACAAGCCTTCGAAAAAACCGGTTTAAATCGAAATGATCCTGCTTTACACCAAAAATCTTTTGGTATTTTGTTGGTAGATGGTCTTCAGGCTGCGGAAGAAATGGTTTTATCTGTCATTCACTCTATTTTTGAAACAGATCAGTTTCCCTTAGTTGGAGGAAGTGCAGGAGATGATCTGAAGTTTGCTGAGACCTATGTAAGTGCCAATGGAAAAGTGTACAATGATGCTGCTGTACTTACCTTTGTGAAAACCAGCCATCCTTTTTGCACCTACCGAGAGAATATCTTTGAGCCTACAGAACATACTTTACTTATTACAAAGGCAGATATCCGAGGAAGAATTGTGTACGAGATGAATGGTATGCCTGCAGCTGAAGCCTATGCTTCAAAATTAGGCATACCGACAGCAAATTTAGCAGAAAAAATGGAAACATACCCTATTGGACGTATGTATGCTAAAAAAGTTTGGATATCTACCCCTTTTAAAATATTGGACAAGGGTGCTATCCAATTTTATAGTCAAATTTTTCCTAATACGATGGTCTCTATATTAAAGCCCATTGATCCTGTTTTAGTAGCTAGAGAGACAGTGAAAAATATTAAAGCACAATTACCAGGCGTGAAGGGTGTCATTGGTTTTAATTGTATTGTAAGGCTCCTTCAGTTTCAGAAAGAAAAAGCCTGTGAAAAGGTTTATCAGGAACTATCTGATTTAGGAGAAGTAGTAGGCTTTACTACCTATGGAGAGCAGTATGGGAAAGTGCATATTAATCAAACCCTTACTATGCTTGCAATTGGAGAATAG
- a CDS encoding methyl-accepting chemotaxis protein: MKWKFFNKTTKEKSGHNNIKPMDVQEVLDTKKDQSHQQELLEVVEDITQLIRKTIEKTSETNGFIAQQNNIMVQNVMQESAALQEADANVNEVVTHIENISHVTGDVAKATNEAFNLATQGNDIVASLGEQMQVIDTTFKQFLGIIDLLKNNSKEIEGFTNTIQTISSQTNLLSLNASIEAARAGEHGRGFAVVANEVKKLSEETVQASSEINQKIQNMTRTMEETYSKIEKSVEEIAKGMEITNLTESIFDRMLKFQTQINDKMNEIWSTTEVNSNKIAMIAEIWHQISKHAMENAASMEQLADKNEEQTVHFIDLLSFVYQMEDILQDLKKEIYEGVKKDQSN; this comes from the coding sequence GTGAAATGGAAATTTTTTAATAAGACAACAAAAGAAAAGTCAGGGCATAACAACATAAAACCTATGGATGTGCAGGAAGTGCTAGATACCAAGAAAGATCAAAGCCACCAACAGGAGCTACTGGAGGTTGTTGAAGATATTACCCAGCTTATTAGAAAAACAATTGAAAAAACCAGCGAAACGAATGGATTCATTGCTCAACAAAATAATATCATGGTACAGAATGTTATGCAGGAAAGTGCAGCACTTCAAGAGGCAGATGCCAACGTAAATGAAGTGGTGACGCATATTGAAAACATATCTCATGTCACTGGAGATGTGGCTAAAGCAACCAACGAAGCCTTTAATCTAGCGACACAAGGCAATGATATCGTTGCTTCCTTAGGGGAACAAATGCAGGTAATTGATACAACCTTTAAGCAATTTCTTGGCATCATAGATTTATTAAAAAATAATTCAAAAGAGATCGAAGGCTTTACCAATACCATACAAACCATTTCATCACAGACAAATTTACTTTCGTTGAATGCTTCTATTGAAGCTGCCCGTGCTGGAGAACATGGCAGGGGGTTTGCGGTGGTAGCAAATGAAGTTAAAAAACTTTCAGAGGAAACAGTACAGGCCTCTAGTGAAATTAATCAAAAAATACAGAACATGACCAGAACCATGGAGGAAACCTACAGCAAAATTGAGAAGAGTGTAGAAGAAATCGCTAAAGGGATGGAAATAACCAATCTTACAGAGAGCATTTTTGATCGGATGTTGAAGTTCCAAACACAAATAAATGATAAAATGAATGAAATTTGGAGTACTACAGAAGTAAACTCTAATAAGATTGCTATGATCGCAGAAATATGGCATCAAATTTCTAAGCATGCTATGGAAAATGCAGCTAGTATGGAGCAGTTAGCGGATAAAAATGAAGAACAAACCGTTCATTTTATAGATTTACTATCCTTTGTTTATCAAATGGAGGATATTTTACAGGATTTAAAGAAGGAAATTTATGAAGGCGTGAAAAAAGACCAGAGCAATTAA
- a CDS encoding HD domain-containing protein produces MERVNAILNHPQYGVYLQKNMEAEKDRIFCRHNLQHFLDVARVGYIIALEKKFNVSKEIIYTAALLHDIGRWRQYADGTDHAAMSAMLSKDILKDCNFSEDEIQLVLTAIEKHRKGKNLVSELDFVLYEGDKKSRPCVACKTIEGCNRFKKDEKPEIQY; encoded by the coding sequence ATGGAGAGAGTAAATGCAATTCTAAATCACCCTCAGTATGGTGTATATTTGCAAAAAAACATGGAAGCTGAAAAGGATCGTATCTTTTGTCGGCATAATCTACAACATTTTTTAGATGTAGCAAGAGTAGGTTACATTATTGCTCTTGAAAAAAAGTTTAATGTATCAAAGGAAATAATTTATACAGCTGCATTGCTACATGATATTGGTCGATGGAGGCAATATGCTGATGGGACAGACCATGCTGCTATGAGTGCAATGCTATCGAAGGATATATTAAAAGACTGTAATTTTTCTGAAGATGAAATACAACTTGTATTAACAGCTATAGAAAAGCATAGAAAAGGAAAAAATTTAGTATCAGAATTAGACTTTGTTTTATATGAAGGAGACAAAAAATCTCGTCCCTGTGTGGCGTGCAAAACAATAGAAGGCTGTAACCGATTTAAAAAGGATGAAAAACCAGAGATACAATATTAG
- a CDS encoding anthranilate synthase component II, producing the protein MILMIDNYDSFTYNLTQYLSSLKEKVVVYRNDCITIEDIEKLNPDIIVLSPGPCTPNEAGICMDVVNRFKGEIPILGICLGHQTIGQVFGGNVIKAMEPVHGKVHPIYHTDEGVFKGLNNPLNVTRYHSLVVDRESLPECFEITAETSEGEIMGIRHKQYKIEGVQFHPEAILTEMGMELLNNFLVTAKQRELVSAS; encoded by the coding sequence TTGATATTAATGATTGACAATTATGACTCGTTTACCTATAATTTGACACAGTATTTATCTAGTTTAAAAGAGAAGGTAGTAGTATATCGTAACGATTGCATTACAATAGAAGATATCGAGAAATTGAATCCAGATATTATTGTGCTGTCCCCGGGTCCATGTACGCCAAATGAGGCAGGTATATGTATGGATGTAGTCAACAGATTCAAAGGAGAAATTCCTATACTAGGTATATGTTTAGGACATCAAACCATCGGACAAGTATTTGGTGGTAATGTTATCAAGGCTATGGAACCTGTCCATGGCAAAGTACATCCAATATATCATACCGATGAAGGTGTGTTTAAGGGATTGAATAACCCTTTAAACGTTACCAGATATCATTCTCTCGTAGTGGATAGGGAATCACTGCCAGAGTGCTTTGAAATTACTGCAGAGACCTCCGAGGGAGAAATTATGGGTATTAGGCATAAGCAGTATAAGATTGAAGGTGTACAGTTTCATCCTGAAGCAATTTTAACAGAAATGGGTATGGAACTTTTAAATAATTTTTTAGTGACAGCGAAACAGCGGGAATTGGTATCAGCAAGCTAA
- the pabB gene encoding aminodeoxychorismate synthase component I, whose amino-acid sequence MYIKEINTSLDSFQLYTIFKEDSYSFFLDSGMTDGKLGKYSFIGSNPLLVFKSKDREITILENKMQETFEGNPFEKLREVYTKYKRSYKSEFPFVGGFVGYLSYDLCHHIEKLPRTAIDDVKIPDCYLGLYDGVIIIDHHTNRTYIAALGIKDNKENIVNKLSKRIYEEETKGVKINISKTNQSVELKSNFTKEAYIEAVNKVREYIKAGDIYQANLTQRFECVIKESPYELYAKLRSINPAPFASFIDFGEGYIVSSSPERFIQIKGNRIETRPIKGTKPRGNTPEEDLANKEDLLNSEKDKAELLMIVDLERNDLGRVAKTGTVKVTELFHLEEYATVYHLVSTIQAEMREDCDVIDCITATFPGGSITGAPKIRSMEIIDELEPTQRNIYTGSIGYIGLNGDVDLNIVIRTIVCKDNKAYFQAGGGLVWDSEPYSEYEETLHKSRAMMEALNG is encoded by the coding sequence ATGTACATAAAAGAAATCAATACTTCACTAGATAGTTTTCAGTTATACACAATTTTTAAAGAGGATTCCTATAGCTTTTTTCTAGATAGTGGTATGACGGATGGGAAGCTAGGAAAATATTCTTTTATTGGCTCTAACCCCCTTCTCGTATTTAAAAGTAAAGATAGAGAAATCACCATACTAGAAAATAAAATGCAAGAAACCTTTGAAGGTAACCCTTTTGAAAAGCTAAGGGAAGTGTATACAAAATATAAAAGGAGTTATAAAAGCGAGTTTCCCTTTGTAGGAGGTTTTGTAGGTTATTTATCCTATGATTTATGTCATCACATAGAGAAGCTGCCGAGAACAGCTATTGACGATGTAAAAATCCCCGATTGTTATTTAGGATTATATGATGGTGTTATCATTATTGATCATCATACTAACCGTACCTATATTGCAGCTTTGGGAATAAAGGATAACAAGGAAAATATTGTTAATAAACTATCAAAAAGAATATATGAAGAAGAAACAAAAGGTGTTAAAATAAATATAAGCAAAACGAATCAATCTGTGGAGTTAAAGTCTAACTTTACAAAGGAGGCATATATTGAAGCTGTTAACAAAGTAAGAGAGTATATTAAAGCAGGGGACATTTATCAAGCAAACTTAACGCAACGTTTTGAATGCGTTATAAAGGAAAGCCCCTATGAGCTCTATGCTAAGCTTAGAAGCATTAATCCTGCTCCCTTTGCAAGCTTTATTGATTTTGGAGAAGGATATATTGTAAGTAGTTCACCTGAACGATTTATACAGATAAAGGGTAATAGGATAGAAACACGACCTATCAAAGGTACTAAGCCTAGGGGGAATACACCAGAGGAGGATCTGGCCAACAAAGAGGATTTACTAAACAGTGAAAAGGATAAAGCAGAGTTACTGATGATCGTGGATTTGGAGAGAAATGATTTGGGCAGGGTGGCAAAAACCGGAACAGTGAAGGTAACAGAGTTATTTCATTTAGAAGAGTACGCAACAGTATATCATTTGGTTTCCACAATACAGGCGGAGATGAGGGAGGACTGTGATGTTATTGACTGCATTACAGCTACTTTTCCTGGAGGTTCTATAACTGGTGCTCCTAAAATTCGTTCTATGGAGATCATTGATGAATTAGAACCTACCCAAAGAAATATTTATACTGGTTCTATTGGTTATATAGGTTTAAATGGTGATGTGGATTTAAATATAGTCATCAGAACGATTGTATGCAAAGATAATAAAGCCTATTTCCAAGCAGGCGGTGGGCTAGTATGGGATTCAGAACCCTATTCGGAGTATGAGGAAACGTTGCACAA